In one Nicotiana sylvestris chromosome 8, ASM39365v2, whole genome shotgun sequence genomic region, the following are encoded:
- the LOC138875241 gene encoding uncharacterized protein, with product MGKGFARSSGSSAATSSVRPPAPAGRGVVRGGARGRGVPNRFYALSGRQSAEASPDVATGILSVQAINCYSLIDLGSSLSYVTPFIPSNFGVEPEQLHEPFSVSNPVCDSITATRVYRNCVVMVCGHATTADLIDLEMVDFDMIRGMDWLYSCFAKLDCRTRVMILEFPNEPIIEWKGNDVVPKGRFISYLKASKMIRKVCIYHLVRVADTALEVSVPESVPVVNEFLEVFPDELPGIPTDREIDFGIDVLPDTRPISIPPYRMAPTELRELKEQLKDLLEKGFIWPRKANVVADALSRKSMGSLAHLGAD from the exons ATGGGTAAGGGATTTGCTCGGTCATCCGGTTCTTCAGCTGCCACATCATCCGTGCGTCCTCCAGCCCCAGCAGGGCGTGGTGTAGTTAGGGGTGGAGCTCGTGGTAGAGGTGTACCCAACCGGTTTTACGCCTTGAGTGGTCGCCAGAGTGCAGAGGCCTCCCCAGATGTTGCTACAGGTATCTTGTCTGTTCAGGCCATTAATTGTTATTCTCTTATTGATCTGGGGTCCTCTTTGTCTTATGTCACCCCATTCATTCCTTCAAATTTTGGGGTAGAACCCGAACAGCTTCATGAGCCGTTCTCTGTATCGAATCCGGTTTGTGATTCTATTACAGCCACGCGAGTTTATAGGAATTGTGTTGTCATGGTATGTGGTCATGCTACCACGGCCGATCTTATTGATCTtgaaatggtggattttgatatgATTAGGGGAATGGACTGGCTTTATTCGTGCTTTGCTAAACTTGACTGTCGAACGAGAGTCATGATTCTTGAGTTCCCTAATGAGCCGATTATTGAGTGGAAGGGCAATGATGTGgtgccgaaaggtaggtttatttcctaccttaaggcttCGAAGATGATTAGGAAGGTGTGTATCTACCATTTGGTCCGGGTGGCGGACACCGCTTTAGAAGTGTCTGTCCCCGAGTCTGTGCCAGTCGTGAATGAGTTTCTTGAAGTGTTTCCGGACGAGCTTCCAGGGATCCCGAcagatagggagattgatttcggAATTGATGTATTGCCAGATACACGGCcgatatctattccaccatacagaATGGCGCCAACGGAGTTAagggagttaaaggaacaactgaaggatttattagaaaaggggttcatatggccaa ggaaggcgaatGTGGTGGCTGACGCTCTCAGTCGGAAGTccatgggtagtttggctcatttgggagcGGATTAG